The proteins below are encoded in one region of Arenibacter algicola:
- a CDS encoding IS1096 element passenger TnpR family protein, which yields MIYKIRIILDAEEDIFRDIEIEENNSMEDLHNAITQAFGFLGNEMASFYTCDEEWRQDEEIALFDMSENGSDVRLMNEIQLKDILTEHSPKLIYVYDFLSMWTFFVELADIVEKEDAQTYPNTLFSFGELPDSPPEKKFEADESEFDFDNTLDNYEDLDFDENWN from the coding sequence ATGATATACAAAATAAGGATAATTCTAGATGCAGAGGAAGATATTTTTAGGGATATCGAAATAGAGGAAAACAATTCTATGGAAGACCTTCACAATGCCATTACCCAAGCTTTTGGCTTTTTGGGAAATGAAATGGCGTCTTTTTACACCTGCGATGAAGAGTGGAGACAAGATGAGGAAATTGCCTTATTTGATATGAGTGAAAATGGCTCCGATGTACGTTTAATGAATGAAATTCAGTTAAAGGACATACTAACAGAGCACTCTCCAAAGCTAATTTACGTTTATGACTTTTTAAGTATGTGGACCTTCTTCGTTGAATTGGCGGATATAGTGGAAAAAGAAGACGCACAGACCTATCCCAATACCCTTTTCAGTTTTGGTGAATTGCCGGACTCCCCGCCTGAAAAAAAGTTTGAAGCGGATGAAAGCGAATTCGATTTTGACAATACCCTTGACAATTACGAAGATTTGGATTTTGATGAAAACTGGAACTGA
- a CDS encoding COX15/CtaA family protein, with protein MQKKFTKIAKISLVLVYLVIVAGAVVRMTGSGMGCPDWPKCFGYYIPPTDIQELQWQPEKEFKKGQVIIIDEALWVAKENFSTSSSYNANNWAPYTKHDYAIFNPFHTWTEFINRLFGALAGLGTLIMAIASFTYWKKQRFITILSWVVVFAMGFQAWLGATVVYSVLAPAKITIHMVMALLIVALILYLIQATSNNIKSLKPDKITRNLIIFVLVTTLAQIVLGTQVRQFVDVQTDLYGEDAPNLWLNNATLSFYIHRSFSIVVVLLNLALAIRIYKLNLGYSKINWVLALLLLEVISGMAMYYLDFPFATQPLHLVFASVLFGFQFYLVLEALNAFKTMKTL; from the coding sequence ATGCAGAAAAAATTTACAAAAATCGCCAAGATCAGTCTGGTTTTGGTCTACTTGGTAATTGTGGCCGGTGCAGTGGTAAGAATGACAGGTAGCGGCATGGGATGCCCGGATTGGCCCAAATGTTTCGGTTATTATATACCCCCTACAGACATTCAGGAATTGCAATGGCAACCGGAAAAAGAATTCAAAAAAGGTCAAGTTATTATAATAGACGAAGCCTTATGGGTAGCCAAAGAAAATTTTAGTACCTCCTCTTCCTATAATGCCAATAATTGGGCTCCTTATACAAAGCATGACTACGCTATTTTTAATCCTTTCCACACCTGGACCGAATTCATCAATAGGCTATTTGGTGCCTTGGCCGGGCTGGGAACCTTAATAATGGCCATTGCCTCTTTTACTTACTGGAAAAAACAGAGATTTATCACCATACTTTCATGGGTCGTAGTGTTCGCCATGGGTTTTCAGGCATGGCTTGGCGCCACTGTGGTTTATTCTGTTCTGGCTCCGGCCAAAATAACCATTCATATGGTCATGGCCTTATTGATAGTAGCGCTTATCCTATACTTGATTCAAGCCACCAGCAATAATATCAAGTCCTTAAAGCCAGATAAAATAACTAGAAACCTAATCATCTTTGTTCTTGTGACTACCTTGGCCCAGATAGTTTTAGGTACCCAGGTAAGACAGTTTGTAGATGTACAAACCGATCTTTATGGCGAAGATGCCCCCAACCTATGGCTCAATAATGCAACGCTATCATTTTACATCCACCGGTCATTTTCCATAGTCGTTGTCCTTTTGAACTTGGCCCTGGCCATAAGAATCTATAAATTAAACCTCGGATATTCCAAAATAAATTGGGTGTTGGCACTTTTGCTTTTGGAGGTTATTTCAGGGATGGCCATGTACTATCTGGATTTTCCTTTTGCTACACAGCCATTACATCTAGTGTTTGCATCGGTTTTATTCGGTTTTCAATTCTATTTGGTTTTGGAAGCGCTAAATGCTTTTAAAACCATGAAAACTTTGTAA
- a CDS encoding CCA tRNA nucleotidyltransferase: MTKRNHEEAINNPIFSTISDAAKELSLDSYVIGGFVRDYLLQRGTHKDIDIVAIGSGIELAKLVAKKLPGSSEVSIFKNFGTAMIKFQDIEIEFVGARKESYHRDSRKPVVENGSLEDDQKRRDFTINALAISLNPQDYGQLLDPFDGIGDLKRQLIRTPLDPSITYSDDPLRMMRAIRFATQLNFIIHPESLQAIVDNKERIKIISNERIVDELHKILASSKPSVGFSLLHETGLLPFIMPELVALEGIEEIEGQRHKDNFWHTLEVVDNISENTDNVWLRWAALLHDIGKAPTKKFDKKIGWTFHAHEFVGSKMVYKLFKRLRLPLNEKMKFVQKMVLMSSRPIVLSEDFVTDSAVRRLIFDAGEHVEDLMTLCEADITTKNPKKQKRYRNNFKIVRQKIEEVEERDHIRNFQPPISGEEIMETFNLKPSKEIGMIKEAIKEAILEGDIPNEYHAAHTLMLQKGKEMGLKSK, from the coding sequence ATGACGAAGAGAAACCACGAAGAGGCCATAAACAACCCAATATTTTCTACCATTTCCGATGCCGCCAAGGAACTTTCATTAGATTCCTACGTAATCGGAGGCTTTGTGAGGGACTATTTGCTACAAAGGGGAACCCACAAAGATATAGACATTGTAGCCATTGGCAGCGGAATAGAATTGGCCAAATTGGTCGCCAAGAAATTACCGGGGAGTTCGGAGGTCAGTATCTTTAAAAATTTTGGAACCGCAATGATCAAATTTCAAGACATTGAAATTGAATTTGTTGGGGCAAGAAAAGAAAGTTACCATAGGGACAGTAGAAAACCTGTTGTTGAAAATGGGAGCTTGGAAGATGACCAAAAAAGACGGGACTTCACCATAAATGCCTTGGCCATTTCACTTAATCCACAGGACTACGGACAACTTTTGGACCCCTTTGACGGCATTGGGGATCTAAAAAGACAATTGATCAGAACTCCTTTGGACCCATCGATCACCTATTCCGATGATCCTTTGCGAATGATGCGCGCCATAAGATTTGCAACCCAGTTGAACTTTATAATTCATCCTGAATCGTTACAGGCCATTGTGGACAACAAGGAAAGAATTAAAATTATTTCCAATGAGCGCATCGTGGACGAATTACATAAAATTTTGGCAAGTAGCAAACCCTCTGTCGGATTTTCCTTGCTCCACGAAACAGGACTTTTGCCTTTTATAATGCCGGAACTGGTTGCTCTGGAAGGAATTGAGGAAATAGAAGGGCAAAGACATAAGGACAATTTTTGGCATACCTTGGAAGTTGTTGATAATATTTCCGAAAATACGGATAATGTTTGGCTGCGTTGGGCCGCCCTATTGCATGATATTGGCAAGGCCCCTACCAAAAAATTCGATAAAAAAATTGGGTGGACATTCCATGCGCACGAATTTGTAGGATCCAAAATGGTCTACAAACTCTTTAAGCGACTTAGGTTGCCTTTGAACGAAAAAATGAAGTTCGTCCAGAAAATGGTCCTAATGAGTTCCAGGCCCATAGTCCTTTCCGAGGATTTTGTAACCGACTCGGCAGTTCGAAGGCTTATTTTTGATGCGGGAGAACATGTAGAAGATTTAATGACCCTATGTGAGGCGGATATTACTACCAAGAATCCTAAAAAACAAAAAAGGTATAGGAACAATTTTAAAATTGTCCGTCAAAAAATTGAAGAGGTCGAGGAAAGGGATCACATAAGAAACTTTCAACCCCCAATTAGTGGCGAAGAAATTATGGAGACTTTCAACCTAAAACCATCCAAGGAGATTGGCATGATCAAGGAAGCTATTAAGGAAGCTATTTTGGAAGGAGATATTCCCAATGAATACCATGCCGCCCACACCCTAATGTTACAAAAAGGAAAGGAAATGGGGCTCAAATCTAAATAA
- a CDS encoding L-threonylcarbamoyladenylate synthase, whose protein sequence is MKDLLAEVNQCYDILTKGGLILYPTDTVWGIGCDATNAAAVEKIYALKQRSNSKTMICLVANDFMLEQHVEKVPELAYDIIDLATKPTTIVYDSPKGVAANLIANDNTLAIRVANDQFCQYLIKKFKKPIVSTSANIAGQPTPNSFKEISNEILKGVDYIVNLDRDKINSTPSSIIMLGNDGTVKVIRE, encoded by the coding sequence ATGAAAGATTTGCTTGCCGAGGTAAACCAATGCTATGATATTCTAACTAAAGGAGGTCTAATATTATACCCTACGGATACCGTTTGGGGTATTGGCTGTGATGCCACCAATGCAGCAGCTGTAGAAAAAATATATGCCCTAAAACAAAGATCAAATTCCAAGACCATGATCTGTTTGGTGGCCAATGATTTTATGCTGGAACAGCATGTAGAAAAAGTACCGGAACTGGCCTATGACATTATAGACCTTGCTACCAAACCAACAACCATTGTCTATGATTCCCCTAAAGGGGTGGCCGCAAATTTAATCGCCAATGACAACACCTTGGCCATTAGGGTAGCTAATGATCAATTTTGCCAGTACCTGATAAAGAAATTTAAAAAGCCCATCGTGTCTACCTCCGCAAATATAGCTGGGCAACCAACCCCCAATTCTTTCAAAGAAATATCCAATGAGATTTTAAAAGGTGTGGACTATATAGTAAATTTGGACCGCGATAAAATTAACAGTACTCCATCTTCCATTATTATGCTCGGTAATGATGGTACCGTAAAAGTGATCCGAGAGTAA